Proteins encoded within one genomic window of Glandiceps talaboti chromosome 3, keGlaTala1.1, whole genome shotgun sequence:
- the LOC144433390 gene encoding uncharacterized protein LOC144433390 — MAYVSFHELSPSTIRHMDGNRLLPYFGPIGMVLNVLVVTGLLWATIADHWAESNDIHLGLWRVCHIEQNQQRSNCSGYYPAPAHIQVCRIFMVSACFLSIFTLACAGYAIFTKNTRKVCVASGFLILADVFSTVSSITFAALHLQYYRISYCVIIVWVSIPVAVLSSVLFLIGCYAVHRPLLNNANYKAYGCMYSRCPPKDKESKQ; from the exons ATGGCTTACGTCAGTTTTCACGAACTATCACCGTCTACTATTCGACACATGGATGGAAACAGACTGCTTCCATACTTTGGTCCTATTGGAATGGTGCTAAATGTTTTGGTAGTTACAGGACTTTTATGGGCCACAATTGCAGATCACTGGGCTGAAAGTAATGACATCCACCTAGGACTTTGGCGTGTTTGTCATATCgaacaaaatcaacaaagaaGTAATTGCTCCGGTTATTACCCTGCTCCAG CCCATATTCAAGTATGTCGGATATTCATGGTGTCGGCCTGTTTTCTTTCCATATTCACATTGGCATGTGCTGGGTATGCGATCTTCACGAAAAACACAAGAAAAGTCTGTGTTGCGTCAGGATTTCTTATCCTCGCAG ATGTCTTCAGTACGGTTTCAAGCATCACGTTCGCAGCGCTTCATTTACAATACTATCGCATCTCCTACTGTGTCATCATTGTCTGGGTTTCAATCCCTGTTGCTGTCCTTTCCTCGGTACTATTTCTTATCGGTTGCTATGCAGTTCATCGCCCGCTGCTAAACAATGCAAACTATAAAGCATATGGATGCATGTACAGTCGATGTCCACCAAAGGATAAAGAAAGTAAACAGTAA